From Columba livia isolate bColLiv1 breed racing homer chromosome 7, bColLiv1.pat.W.v2, whole genome shotgun sequence, one genomic window encodes:
- the LOC135579923 gene encoding basic proline-rich protein-like has product MLLRQHRKQRESNKNQNPCSMCSVREKMMLQLVKTPNKISPISILQEKQLSEMILQDSSSNNMMQRFQKPRSARRRGSDTAVTRPRQPAAALTSGDAPGKSPGEAAGSGWASPGPRGELCRAWSPLRPSRRDSRGGARREGPPPSRASPAQRSPSATAAARTIPGPVARVPLGRTDLPVPPAGATHEGAGKRAGVEGELRRQPPGTPLPVPPAAGKRQRPGRATLLQDRATAAPREERELAAARQNGAPHSSNAAARGTKRGQAAGPALRSEPLGRSSAGPGRGKSPSGHGYSPGCGAPGARAGRTPAAGRADAGRSLDPPAPARLRRLPSAASHRLAGPAAAPGEGSGSEPSPVGKETAHTGHYRARLRSAVPPPPPAERGAAELPVPPAEPPRPLRGTRAGPGTAARSPTPPGDNAPPPSR; this is encoded by the exons ATGCTCCTGAGGCAGCACCGGAAGCAGCGGGAAAGTAACAAGAACCAGAATCCTTGTAGTATGTGTTCAGTCAGAG aaaaaatgATGTTACAGCTCGTCAAAACTCCAAATAAGATATCACCTATCAGCATACTTCAGGAAAAACAGTTGTCTGAGATGATTTTACAGGATTCTTCAAGCAACAATATGAT GCAGCGCTTCCAGAAACCCAGGAGCGCCCGACGCCGAGGCAGTGACACGGCCGTGACTCGTCCCCGCCAGCCCGCGGCCGCGCTGACCAGCGGCGACGCACCGGGAAAATCCCCGGGAGAAGCCGCGGGGAGCGGATGGGCGAGCCCCGGCCCCCGCGGGGAGCTCTGCCGTGCGTGGAGCCCCCTCCGTCCGAGCCGCCGTGACAgccgcggcggggcccggcgggAGGGGCCGCCGCCCTCCCGCGCGTCGCCCGCACAAAGGAGCCCCTCCGCCACCGCGGCCGCACGAACAATACCCGGACCTGTTGCGCGGGTTCCCCTGGGTCGTACCGACCTGCCCGTGCCCCCGGCCGGCGCGACCCACGAAGGGGCAGGGAAACGGGCAGGGGTGGAGGGCGAGCTCCGCCGGCAGCCGCCAGGTACCCCGTTACCCGTCCCGCCTGCTGCGGGGAAGCGGCAGCGGCCAGGGAGAGCTACCTTGCTGCAAGACCGGGCCACCGCCGCCCCCCGGGAAGAGCGGGAACTGGCCGCCGCCCGACAGAACGGGGCGCCCCACAGCTCCAACGCCGCCGCCCGGGGAACAAAGCGCGGCCAGGCCGCGGGGCCTGCGCTGCGCTCGGAGCCGCTGGGCCGCTCctccgcggggccggggcgagGGAAGAGCCCCTCCGGACACGGCTACTCACCCGGCTGCGGCGCTCCGGGTGCCCGGGCTGGGAGGACGCCGGCGGCAGGGCGGGCGGACGCGGGGCGGAGCCTGGACCCGCCCGCTCCGGCCAGGCTGCGACGGCTGCCCTCAGCCGCCTCGCACCGCCTGGCTGGCCCGGCGGCAGCCCCCGGGGAGGGGAGCGGCTCCGAGCCCTCCCCCGTCGGCAAGGAGACAGCGCACACGGGGCACTACCGGGCCCGCCTCCGCTCCGCTGTCCCACCACCCCCGCCCGCGGAGCGCGGAGCCGCCGAACTGCCCGTCCCTCCTGCGGAGCCTCCGCGGCCGCTGCGCGGGACCCGGGCCGGCCCAGGGACGGCGGCGCGAAGCCCCACCCCGCCGGGAGACAATGCGCCGCCGCCGTCCCGCTAG